A genome region from Populus alba chromosome 3, ASM523922v2, whole genome shotgun sequence includes the following:
- the LOC118036859 gene encoding uncharacterized protein: protein MEVCRLQPTVGGPPKLILTKPVCTNSESYGSMPYNYGYSFNIKNPTPIFHPEIGGLTRSGRCFTPEELERQRKAKGKEIVDDFKGMEVNKPISEDESNEFLKLMKHSEYSVVDQLKKTPARISLMSLILSSELHRKALQKVLNEAYVPQDITQDTMEHLMGRIQASNYLYFTEDELGPEGTGHNKPLYITVKCKDYLIGKVLVDNGSALNVLPRHILDEMPIDVTYMRPSTMTARAYDGSPRQVIGTIDIELFIGPQMFLITLQVMDIHPSYSMLLGRPWIHAAGAVTSSLHQCLKYIINGTLVKVKAEETLSMIRNVSVPYIEAEDCKDGNLHAFEVVNTEWVPENTVLRRPMISDTARMIAKCFLKHGLPFQNDPSAGNLKRVNIMKIKAVDQRFGLGFKPKKDDYQRVARIKRERRLARLEGRKPEEEDIVIPPIHVSFPKSAYVMKPENMMEVLGQKLAFMDINNVEEGEGKGWNSDDEPKTAKEDELLPQLTVHSLEEAPTNTFVRKLAVDEVFHNWEIEEAPVVFKKNSESESSINPQTYCIENQWPNFDKDVIATDEEEWNEDYMKEFTRQVEQSEHAWKPAKEELKVINVGTEQDRRELKIGTLITTEERCCLTSLLREYVDVFAWSYADMPGLDIDIVVHRLPLIEGCKPVKQKLRRTRPDILLKVKAEIKKQWDAGFLEVVKYPQWVSNIVVVPKKDDKIRVCVDFRDLNKASPKDNFPLPHIDVLVDNAARSSTYSFMDGFSGYNQIKMAEEDKEKTTFVTPWGTFCYKVMPFGLKNAGATYQRAMILRKLFDRLRKYQLKLNPAKCSFGVKSGKLLGFVISNKGIKVDPDKVKAIQAMPAPKTEKEVRGFLGRLNYIARFISQLTATCEPIFRLLRKKNPGTWDKDCQEAFDKIKQYLQNPPLLMPPVPGRPLILYLTVTEEAMGCVLGQHDESRRKEQAIYYLSKKFTDCESRYSMIERLCCALVWSTKRLRQYMLYYTTWLISKMDPLKYIFEKPYLSSRIARWQVMLAEYDIVYKTRKSVKGSVIADQLADNAIKDYEPLKFDFPDEDVLIVEEDKEKNDWWIMYFDGAVNVSGNGAGAVIISPDQKQYPISIKLQFECTNNTAEYEACILGLEAALEMKIKKLDVYGDSMLIICQVKGEWQTKEEKLIPYQQYLSKLTEGFDEIDFTHMGRDKNQFADALATLASMAKIDFGIKVQPIHIEIKNFPAHCYSVEGEIDGNPWFYDIKRFIQYQEYPLGASKADMKTLRRLAMEFYLDREILYKRSFNGTLLRCLDEIEAKVALQEIHEGICATHASGHMMARQMQRSGYFWMTMEKDCIDYVRKCHKCQVYSDKINAPPAPLFNMTSPWPFAMWGIDVIGPINPKASNRHQFILVAIDYFTKWVEASSYAHVTQKVVKCFIEKDLICRYGTPEKIVTDNAQNFNGKIITELCAKWKIKHSNSSPYRPKMNGVVEAANKNIKKIIQNMVVTYKDWHEMLPFALHAYRTAVRTSTGATPYSLVFGMEAVMPLEVEIPSLRVLIESELEEAEWAKVRYEQLNMISEKRLAAICHHQLYQRRMAKAYDRKVRPREFKEGDLVLRKILPLPSEDRSKWAPNYEGPYVVKKAFSGGALLLTRMDGDDLPRPVNSDSVKKKPTPSPAPPLQPLAAHLPQPGSWAAVMVSSSPLFLVVDPAVAKKGSDAAGKGTALAGLAAACPVGAGFRLLLLCFGWQIGGLVEEQCSGTVREGSWAAVMGVFFSSISGGGSGGCKKGGATLLGKGTALAGLAAACPVGAGFRLLLLCFGWQIGGLVELTDSKEEDLRSAIGWKEMKKTAGAAAAFVGGWEIWGLSGGQWPSLLMDERGVDGSTEREANSWGRWGQVQELQRAEGAVKREDLWRGELIHGCCWGSLGVAGVKGRRR, encoded by the exons ATGGAAGTTTGTAGACTCCAACCAACTGTGGGTGGTCCACCAAAACTAATCCTGACCAAGCCTGTATGCACAAACAGTGAAAGTTATGGCTCAATGCCTTACAATTATGGGtattctttcaacattaagAACCCTACTCCCATCTTTCACCCTGAAATTGGTGGTTTAACTCGAAGTGGTCGGTGTTTTACACCAGAAGAATTAGAGAGGCAGAGGAAagctaaaggaaaagaaatagttGATGATTTTAAAGGCATGGAAGTGAACAAACCTATAAGTGAAGATGAGTCCAATGAATTTCTGAAGCTGATGAAGCATAGTGAGTATAGTGTGGTGGATCAGTTGAAGAAAACTCCTGCTAGAATCTCTTTAATGTCACTTATCTTGAGTTCTGAGTTACACCGTAAGGCATTGCAAAAGGTGTTGAATGAAGCATATGTGCCGCAGGATATTACTCAAGATACGATGGAACATTTGATGGGAAGAATTCAAGCATCCAATTACTTATACTTCACAGAAGATGAGTTAGGCCCGGAAGGGACTGGGCATAACAAGCCTTTGTACATCACCGTGAAATGTAAGGACTATTTGATCGGCAAAGTGCTTGTGGATAATGGTTCAGCGTTGAACGTGCTACCAAGGCATATATTAGATGAGATGCCAATTGATGTTACTTACATGAGACCAAGCACGATGACAGCTAGAGCATATGATGGTTCCCCTAGACAGGTGATAGGGACCATTGACATTGAATTGTTTATAGGGCCTCAGATGTTTCTGATAACATTACAAGTGATGGACATCCATCCTTCGTATAGCATGTTATTGGGAAGGCCATGGATACACGCCGCTGGGGCTGTGACATCATCTCTACACCAATGTTTGAAGTATATTATCAATGGTACTCTAGTAAAAGTTAAGGCAGAAGAAACCTTGTCCATGATAAGGAATGTGTCGGTCCCTTATATTGAAGCAGAAGATTGCAAAGATGGAAATCTCCATGCCTTCGAGGTTGTGAACACTGAATGGGTACCAGAGAATACGGTGTTAAGAAGACCAATGATTTCTGATACTGCCCGAATGATAGCTAAGTGTTTTTTGAAACATGGGCTACCATTCCAGAATGATCCAAGTGCTGGAAATCTCAAGAGAGTCAACATAATGAAAATTAAGGCTGTTGATCAGAGGTTTGGGCTTGGCTTTAAGCCTAAGAAAGATGATTACCAGAGAGTTGCTAGGATTAAGCGAGAAAGAAGGTTGGCCAGATTGGAAGGAAGGAagccagaagaagaagacattgtAATCCCACCTATCCATGTTTCTTTCCCAAAGTCAGCATATGTGATGAAACCTGAAAACATGATGGAAGTCTTGGGGCAGAAACTAGCTTTCATGGACATCAACAATGTAGAGGAAGGTGAAGGAAAAGGCTGGAATTCTGATGACGAGCCAAAAACAGCAAAAGAAGATGAACTGTTACCTCAGTTAACTGTCCACTCTCTAGAGGAGGCTCCAACCAACACCTTTGTGCGAAAGCTTGCTGTTGACGAAGTATTCCATAATTGGGAGATTGAAGAAGCCCCAGTTGTTTTCAAGAA GAATTCTGAAAGCGAATCCTCCATAAATCCACAAACATATTGCATTGaaaatcaatggccaaactttgataaggatgtgattGCAACGGACGAAGAGGAATGGAATGAAGATTATATGAAAGAGTTTACTAGACAGGTAGAACAGTCTGAGCATGCTTGGAAACCTGCAAAAGAAGAATTAAAGGTGATAAATGTAGGCACCGAGCAAGATAGAAGAGAGCTAAAGATCGGAACTTTGATTACTACAGAAGAAAGATGTTGTTTAACCTCACTACTACGAGAGTATGTGGATGTGTTTGCCTGGTCTTATGCAGATATGCCTGGTTTAGACATTGATATTGTAGTACACAGATTGCCTTTGATAGAAGGATGTAAACCTGTCAAGCAGAAATTGAGAAGAACTCGCCCGGATATTCTACTCAAGGTCAAGGCCGAGATAAAGAAGCAGTGGGATGCTGGTTTTCTAGAAGTCGTTAAATACCCTCAATGGGTATCGAACATAGTGGTAGTACCAAAGAAGGATGACAAAATCAGAGTATGTGTGGACTTCAGGGATCTAAACAAAGCTAGTCCAAAGGATAATTTCCCTTTGCCTCATATAGACGTCTTGGTAGACAATGCTGCTAGAAGCTCAACTTATTCCTTCATGGACGGATTCTCCGGGTATAACCAGATTAaaatggctgaagaagataaagagaagACCACTTTTGTCACACCATGGGGAACATTTTGCTACAAAGTGATGCCATTCGGGTTAAAGAATGCTGGAGCCACATACCAAAGGGCAATG AttctaagaaaattatttgatagaCTGAGGAAGTATCAGTTGAAATTGAATCCTGCAAAATGCTCATTTGGGGTGAAGTCTGGAAAGTTGCTAGGGTTTGTGATAAGTAATAAAGGAATAAAGGTTGATCCTGATAAAGTGAAAGCAATTCAAGCAATGCCAGCTCCTAAAACCGAAAAAGAAGTAAGAGGTTTCTTGGGAcgtttgaattacattgcacgATTCATATCTCAGTTAACAGCAACATGTGAGCCAATTTTTCGATTGCTTCGAAAAAAGAATCCTGGTACTTGGGACAAAGATTGTCAAGAagcttttgataaaataaagcaaTACCTACAAAATCCACCTTTGTTAATGCCGCCTGTACCTGGAAGACCTTTGATCTTGTATTTGACAGTAACTGAGGAAGCAATGGGTTGTGTGTTAGGACAACATGATGAGTCTAGAAGAAAAGAGCAAGCTATCTATTATCTGAGCAAGAAGTTTACAGATTGTGAATCCAGATATTCTATGATTGAGAGGCTGTGTTGTGCTCTTGTATGGAGCACGAAGCGTCTTCGACAGTATATGTTGTAttataccacttggttgatctcaaaaatggaTCCTCTTAAATACATCTTTGAGAAACCTTACTTATCAAGCCGAATAGCAAGGTGGCAAGTAATGTTGGCCGAGTATGACATTGTATACAAGACAAGAAAATCTGTAAAAGGAAGTGTAATTGCTGATCAGTTGGCAGATAATGCTATCAAAGATTATGAGCCTTTGAAATTTGACTTCCCGGATGAGGATGTATTGATAGtagaagaagacaaagagaagaatgattggtggattatgtattttgatggGGCAGTGAATGTATCTGGCAATGGAGCAGGCGCTGTGATAATCTCACCTGACCAGAAGCAATATCCCATCTCAATCAAACTACAATTTGAATGTACCAACAATACTGCTGAATATGAGGCTTGTATCCTTGGGTTGGAAGCTGCTTTagagatgaaaataaagaagctGGATGTCTATGGGGATTCGATGTTAATAATCTGTCAAGTGAAAGGAGAATGGCAgactaaagaagaaaaattgatcccATATCAACAATATCTCTCAAAACTGACTGAGGGCTTTGATGAGATAGATTTTACCCATATGGGAAGAGACAAAAACCAGTTTGCTGATGCTTTGGCAACTTTAGCTTCTATGGCCAAAATTGATTTCGGAATCAAGGTACAACCAATCCACattgagattaaaaattttccagctcattgttATTCAGTCGAAGGAGAAATAGATGGGAACCCATGGTTTTATGACATCAAGCGGTTTATCCAATATCAAGAATATCCCTTGGGGGCATCTAAAGCAGATATGAAGACCTTGAGAAGGTTAGCCATGGAATTTTATCTAGATAGAGaaattctatataaaagatcattcaatGGAACTTTACTAAGATGTCTAGATGAAATCGAAGCTAAAGTAGCATTGCAAGAAATTCATGAAGGAATTTGTGCAACTCATGCAAGTGGGCACATGATGGCTAGACAAATGCAACGATCCGGGTACTTCTGGATGACCATGGAGAAAGATTGCATCGattatgtcagaaaatgtcatAAATGTCAAGTCTACAGTGATAAGATAAATGCAcctccagctcctctgtttaataTGACATCACCATGGCcatttgcaatgtggggaataGATGTGATTGGTCCAATCAACCCAAAGGCCAGCAATAGGCATCAATTTATCTTAGTAGCCATTGATTACTTCACAAAGTGGGTGGAGGCCAGCTCTTATGCTCATGTAACTCAAAAAGTGGTCAAGTGCTTCATTGAgaaagatttgatatgtcggtacgGTACACCTGAGAAGATAGTGACCGACAACGCCCAAAATTTCAATGGAAAAATAATCACAGAATTGTGTGCGAAGTGGAAAATTAAACATTCAAACTCGTCTCcttatagaccaaagatgaatggtgttGTCGAAGCTGCAAACAAgaatatcaagaagattatcCAGAATATGGTAgtcacttacaaggattggcatgaAATGCTTCCCTTTGCTTTGCATGCATATCGTACAGCAGTAAGGACATCCACTGGAGCTACACCTTATTCATTAGTATTTGGGATGGAAgcggtgatgcctttagaagttGAAATTCCCTCTTTGAGAGTACTAATAGAATCTGAACTAGAAGAAGCTGAATGGGCTAAAGTGAGATATGAACAGCTGAACATGATAAGTGAGAAGAGGTTGGCTGCAATTTGCCATCACCAGCtgtaccaaagaaggatggccaagGCATATGACCGGAAAGTTCGACCTAGAGAATTCAAAGAAGGGGATCTTGTACTACGAAAAATCTTGCCATTACCAAGTGAAGACCGAAGCAAGTGGGCACCAAACTATGAAGGCCCATATGTAGTGAAGAAAGCATTCTCCGGAGGAGCTCTGTTGTTAACTAGGATGGATGGAGATGATTTACCTAGGCCTGTGAACTCTGATTCTGTGAAAAA GAAGCCGACGCCATCACCAGCTCCACCGTTGCAACCACTGGCAGCACACCTTCCTCAGCCAG GTAGTTGGGCGGCGGTTATGgtgtcttcttctcctctattTCTGGTGGTGGATCCGGCGGTTGCAAAAAAGGGGAGCGACGCTGCTGGGAAAGGAACAGCGTTGGCTGGCCTTGCTGCTGCTTGTCCGGTGGGCGCTGGGTttcgtcttcttctcctctgcttcgggtGGCAGATCGGTGGCTTGGTGGAG GAACAGTGCTCGGGAACAGTGCGGGAAG GTAGTTGGGCGGCGGTTATGGgtgtcttcttctcctctattTCTGGTGGTGGATCCGGCGGTTGCAAAAAAGGGGGAGCGACGCTGCTGGGGAAAGGAACAGCGTTGGCTGGCCTTGCTGCTGCTTGTCCGGTGGGCGCTGGGTttcgtcttcttctcctctgcttcgggtGGCAGATCGGTGGCTTGGTGGAG